One segment of Terriglobia bacterium DNA contains the following:
- a CDS encoding type II toxin-antitoxin system prevent-host-death family antitoxin has product MKVTIHAAKTNLSQLIERAHHGEEIVIARGDVPVARLVPIVNQQPKRQPGTLRGVVKIPNSFFEPLPAEILDRFSGRKS; this is encoded by the coding sequence ATGAAAGTCACAATTCATGCGGCAAAGACAAATCTGTCCCAGCTGATCGAACGGGCGCATCACGGCGAAGAGATCGTGATTGCACGCGGCGATGTTCCGGTAGCGCGGCTGGTTCCAATCGTGAATCAGCAACCGAAAAGACAGCCAGGTACGTTGCGAGGTGTGGTTAAGATTCCAAATTCGTTCTTTGAACCTCTTCCGGCCGAGATTCTGGATCGCTTCAGTGGCCGTAAATCGTGA